One window of Candidatus Wallbacteria bacterium genomic DNA carries:
- a CDS encoding proton-conducting transporter membrane subunit, with the protein MIYFLVGIFLLITGSITSLFFPENRKGQIVSAFTALATFCLFVSVLPVLSGSRLYPTLGFSHLLTGTVDLTIDPLSAFFVLTISILSMITTIYACGYLKSDQDKGKQTALQFFFLPLLTCSMLLVVTLRNGLAFLFAWELMSMASYFLITYENDNREVFAAGIEYLIFTHLSLIILSIGFVLLANRSGSYSFDTFRFAISTFQHPGLIFILFFCGFSLKAGFIPFHIWLPRAHPAAPSHVSGLMSGVMIKTGIYGIARILTFMDTIPFWLGFLVLAVSTFSAVVGVLFALAQHDLKRLLAYHSVENIGIIGMGMGIGMLGISTGNSTVAFLGFAGAFLHVLNHSLFKALLFFGAGAVYRATHLRDIELLGGLIKSMPFTAAFFLVGSMAISGLPPFNGFVSEFLIYFALLKASLIRLPVLILISVAAISFLSFVGVMAMMCFSKAFSIVFLGLPRSPAASEVRTEADRLMLLPMAALSALCILIGFLPQLALGIVNSAAQQFTGISAKAIPSLAVLNQISLISVALVTVTLVLFSLRRRLLTGHESSFKTWDCGYQKGSIRLQYTASSFVSRFLVLMKPMLNGETDLSPPKGLFPLKASFSSHSHDLFRNFFMNPLHRLYFWLQKNLSWIQSGSTQQYIKYGLIFLLLALLGAVGMMP; encoded by the coding sequence ATGATTTACTTTCTAGTCGGAATATTCTTACTGATTACAGGCAGCATCACTTCCCTGTTCTTCCCTGAAAATCGGAAAGGACAGATTGTTTCAGCTTTCACTGCCCTGGCAACCTTTTGCTTATTCGTGAGTGTACTTCCGGTTTTGTCAGGCAGTAGACTTTACCCTACTCTCGGATTTTCACATCTTTTAACAGGAACAGTCGATCTGACAATCGATCCTTTGTCTGCATTTTTCGTTCTTACCATTTCAATCTTAAGTATGATCACAACAATTTATGCCTGCGGTTATCTGAAATCCGATCAGGATAAGGGAAAACAGACAGCGCTTCAGTTTTTCTTCCTGCCTCTCTTGACTTGTTCGATGCTTCTGGTTGTCACTCTGAGAAATGGCCTGGCATTTTTATTTGCCTGGGAATTGATGTCAATGGCTTCGTATTTTCTGATCACTTATGAAAATGATAATCGGGAAGTATTCGCTGCTGGAATCGAGTATCTGATTTTCACTCATCTGAGCCTGATCATCCTCTCCATCGGATTCGTCCTGCTGGCCAACCGCTCAGGCAGCTACAGTTTCGACACATTCCGTTTTGCCATCTCCACTTTCCAGCACCCTGGCCTGATCTTCATCCTCTTCTTTTGCGGTTTCAGCCTGAAAGCAGGCTTTATCCCGTTCCACATCTGGCTGCCTCGGGCTCACCCTGCCGCACCCAGCCATGTCTCAGGACTGATGTCAGGAGTGATGATTAAAACCGGAATTTACGGAATCGCCAGAATTCTGACATTCATGGATACAATTCCTTTCTGGCTGGGCTTTCTGGTGCTGGCAGTCTCCACCTTTTCAGCAGTGGTTGGAGTATTGTTCGCACTCGCTCAGCATGATCTGAAACGGTTGCTTGCCTATCACAGCGTGGAAAACATCGGAATCATTGGAATGGGCATGGGAATAGGCATGCTGGGCATCTCCACCGGCAACAGTACCGTGGCTTTTCTGGGCTTCGCGGGAGCCTTCCTGCATGTACTCAATCACTCGCTTTTCAAAGCCCTGCTCTTTTTCGGGGCAGGAGCGGTCTATAGAGCAACACATCTGCGTGACATTGAGCTGTTGGGCGGGTTGATCAAGTCCATGCCGTTTACAGCGGCCTTCTTTCTCGTTGGCTCAATGGCCATCTCAGGGCTGCCGCCTTTCAATGGATTTGTCAGCGAATTTCTGATTTATTTTGCCCTTCTCAAGGCTTCCCTGATCAGACTCCCGGTGCTGATCTTAATTTCAGTGGCAGCCATTTCCTTTCTGTCCTTTGTGGGAGTAATGGCGATGATGTGCTTCTCCAAAGCTTTCAGCATTGTCTTCCTGGGACTGCCGAGAAGTCCTGCAGCATCGGAAGTGCGAACCGAAGCCGACCGGTTGATGCTTCTTCCGATGGCCGCCCTCTCGGCCCTCTGCATCCTGATCGGCTTCCTGCCGCAGCTTGCGCTCGGGATTGTCAACAGCGCTGCGCAACAGTTCACAGGAATCTCGGCCAAAGCGATCCCATCGCTTGCTGTCCTGAACCAGATCTCTCTGATTTCAGTGGCACTGGTGACAGTGACACTTGTTTTGTTCTCTCTGCGCAGACGGCTGCTTACGGGACATGAGTCCTCATTTAAAACCTGGGACTGCGGTTATCAGAAAGGAAGCATCCGGCTTCAATATACTGCTTCTTCATTCGTAAGCCGTTTCCTGGTTCTGATGAAGCCTATGCTTAACGGTGAAACAGATTTATCGCCACCCAAAGGTTTATTCCCGCTCAAAGCTTCTTTTTCATCACACAGTCATGATCTGTTCCGGAACTTTTTCATGAATCCCCTGCACAGATTATATTTCTGGCTTCAGAAGAATCTGAGCTGGATCCAGAGCGGCAGTACACAACAATATATAAAATACGGCCTTATCTTCCTGCTGCTGGCTTTGCTGGGGGCTGTAGGGATGATGCCATGA
- the blaOXA gene encoding class D beta-lactamase: MKVVGFVGSPAMAGKLIVIMALVATVVLAGEVVDCSRDFNQKPGTFQCERVSLHPDFLPFIGKWEGEFMSYDNDKKKFRPVHNVVDYSDEDCYRDPKTGDIFLIGREINTFLPFMGKPAMIQSSNLVYGLREGLEDKPYLLTVDHEHGICEYKLVSEDNTAEIAVWKTTIPASSGNLEMEFTVTDARDHSYTKATRRNVKVELRVGSSERPLWEGVVTKGFHTRAEEQLGKYFKGYDGCFVLYDMKSGQYTFYNYHRCETRFSPCSTFKVFNSLAGLDAGILNDENTLFKWDGTKQPYGSWEKEQTLQSAFRDSVVWYFQENSRRVGPLKMQKYLNGVGYGNCDISGGIDTFWLNSTLKVSAIEQVIFLKRLYRDKLPFEQRSMETVRKIMVQEQEKNLEFSGKTGSAFVNDKWTLGWFVGHLKLKTSDYLFAANISAPDDARGTKAREITCDILKELFGVKLTDK, encoded by the coding sequence ATGAAAGTGGTTGGATTTGTCGGGAGCCCCGCAATGGCTGGAAAATTGATCGTAATCATGGCGTTGGTCGCAACCGTGGTTTTGGCCGGGGAAGTAGTGGACTGTTCCAGGGATTTCAACCAGAAACCAGGGACTTTCCAGTGTGAGAGAGTTTCGCTGCATCCGGATTTTCTTCCCTTTATCGGCAAGTGGGAAGGCGAATTCATGTCCTATGACAATGACAAAAAGAAATTCCGGCCAGTGCATAATGTAGTGGATTATTCGGATGAGGATTGTTACAGAGATCCTAAAACAGGCGATATCTTCCTGATCGGCCGCGAGATCAATACTTTTCTGCCGTTCATGGGAAAACCTGCGATGATTCAGTCGTCGAATCTCGTTTATGGCCTGAGGGAAGGCCTGGAGGATAAACCGTATCTGTTGACTGTCGACCACGAACACGGCATCTGCGAATACAAACTCGTGTCAGAAGACAATACTGCCGAAATCGCAGTCTGGAAAACCACTATCCCGGCGAGCAGCGGGAATCTGGAGATGGAATTCACGGTCACTGACGCCCGCGATCATTCCTATACCAAGGCTACCAGACGCAATGTGAAAGTAGAACTAAGGGTCGGCAGCAGTGAACGCCCTCTCTGGGAAGGTGTGGTCACAAAAGGATTTCATACCCGCGCAGAGGAGCAGCTCGGGAAGTATTTCAAGGGTTACGATGGCTGTTTCGTGCTTTATGACATGAAATCCGGACAATACACTTTTTATAATTATCACAGATGCGAAACCAGATTTTCTCCCTGCTCCACATTTAAAGTGTTTAACAGCCTGGCAGGACTGGATGCCGGGATTCTCAATGATGAAAACACTCTCTTCAAATGGGATGGAACAAAGCAGCCTTATGGGAGCTGGGAGAAAGAGCAGACCCTGCAGAGCGCGTTCCGCGATTCAGTGGTCTGGTATTTCCAGGAGAACTCCCGCAGGGTCGGCCCGCTGAAGATGCAGAAATACCTCAATGGTGTCGGATATGGAAACTGCGATATTTCAGGAGGGATAGATACTTTCTGGCTGAACAGCACTCTCAAGGTTTCAGCCATCGAGCAGGTGATTTTTCTCAAGAGATTGTACCGCGATAAACTGCCGTTCGAACAGCGGAGCATGGAAACTGTCAGAAAAATCATGGTTCAGGAACAGGAGAAGAATCTGGAATTCTCCGGAAAGACAGGATCTGCTTTTGTGAACGACAAGTGGACTCTGGGCTGGTTTGTGGGGCATCTGAAACTTAAAACCAGTGATTACCTGTTCGCAGCGAATATTTCCGCTCCTGACGATGCCAGGGGCACAAAGGCGCGTGAAATAACCTGCGACATCTTAAAAGAACTTTTTGGAGTGAAACTGACTGACAAGTGA
- a CDS encoding site-specific DNA-methyltransferase encodes MSKESGKYTSWNRRALIKRIEILERECSLSETGTESEDFSGLPELSEACDLSIVTTPGQPENLLIEGENLEALHLLNRDFRGKIDLIYIDPPYNTGRTDFRYLDNFRSGDGDRHGRWISFMRKRLIPARDLLADEGAIFISINEDEFAHLKLLCDEIFGERNYLTTVSVKVRHEKRFLKSDKAFHEVVEYLLLYRKRGFKPWKRRESARMDDYRYKIRELKDNPQLVRFGGKKTAVFGPGEFELVKGDPGAGMLKKINIRGTLKEGNSSGRFYMKYLAGKPGGYLYRVEGIGDDGMGCRYFLTPTDRKNGNYLQGVPQSGESVKEFPCPNFFDFVSEFNRVGQEGGVEFRNGKKPVEFLKKILEIGNCTGKKDAIVLDFFAGSGSTGQAVLELNLSDPGNRRFILCTNNEEDICSQVCYPRLRNVMLGYRDRCRRLHPGLGGNLRYFRIQPAGRGGSEQGKNRLF; translated from the coding sequence GTGAGCAAGGAATCCGGAAAATATACAAGCTGGAACAGGCGGGCGCTGATCAAGCGAATCGAAATTCTCGAGAGGGAATGCAGTCTGTCTGAAACCGGGACGGAAAGTGAGGATTTTTCCGGGTTGCCTGAGTTATCCGAAGCCTGCGATCTTTCAATTGTGACCACCCCCGGGCAGCCGGAAAACTTGCTGATCGAAGGCGAGAACCTTGAGGCCCTGCACCTGCTGAATCGGGATTTTCGCGGCAAAATCGACCTGATTTACATCGATCCTCCTTACAATACCGGACGCACTGATTTCCGCTATCTGGACAATTTCCGATCCGGCGATGGAGACAGGCACGGGCGCTGGATTTCATTCATGCGGAAAAGGCTGATTCCGGCAAGGGATCTTCTAGCCGACGAAGGTGCCATCTTCATTTCCATCAATGAAGATGAGTTCGCCCATCTGAAGCTTTTGTGCGACGAGATTTTCGGAGAGCGGAATTATCTTACCACTGTCTCAGTCAAGGTCAGGCATGAGAAGAGATTCCTCAAGAGCGACAAGGCTTTCCACGAAGTTGTGGAATACCTGCTGCTTTACAGGAAGCGCGGGTTCAAACCATGGAAGAGACGGGAATCCGCCAGAATGGATGATTACAGGTACAAGATCAGGGAACTGAAGGACAATCCGCAGCTTGTCCGATTCGGGGGAAAAAAAACGGCAGTATTCGGCCCAGGGGAATTTGAACTGGTTAAAGGAGACCCTGGAGCAGGCATGCTCAAGAAGATCAATATCCGCGGCACGCTCAAGGAAGGAAATTCCAGCGGCCGCTTTTACATGAAATACCTTGCCGGAAAGCCTGGCGGGTATCTTTACAGGGTGGAAGGAATCGGAGACGATGGAATGGGATGCAGGTACTTTCTCACCCCTACAGACCGGAAAAACGGGAACTATCTTCAGGGTGTACCTCAAAGCGGCGAGTCTGTAAAAGAATTCCCCTGCCCCAATTTTTTCGACTTTGTTTCCGAATTCAACAGAGTCGGCCAGGAAGGTGGAGTGGAATTCCGTAATGGGAAAAAACCAGTGGAGTTTCTGAAAAAAATCCTGGAAATCGGTAATTGTACAGGCAAGAAGGATGCAATCGTGCTGGACTTTTTTGCAGGTTCAGGGAGCACCGGTCAGGCCGTACTGGAACTCAACCTGAGCGATCCGGGAAACAGGAGATTCATACTCTGCACGAACAATGAAGAGGACATCTGCAGCCAGGTCTGCTATCCCAGGCTCAGGAACGTGATGCTGGGCTACAGAGACCGCTGCAGACGGCTGCATCCCGGACTGGGAGGAAATCTCAGATATTTCAGGATACAGCCTGCAGGAAGGGGGGGAAGTGAACAGGGAAAAAATCGTTTATTCTGA
- a CDS encoding ion transporter, with product MNREKIVYSEMPVPGPWQIVILLLSIYVLLAILVETACTLSPETVDLLWDIDTLICFVFIGDFFWHLFRARDKMEYLKWGWIDLISSIPNIHYLRVGRIARVIRVLRILRAVRSTHVIFHYYFTNRKRSIFASITVIWFALLISSSITILNIETTPEANVKNAGDALWWAFNTIVAGGGYGNYFPLTASGKILAGFLMIAGMVIFGIFTALLASKFVEAEYKDFQEEYIESEAREDVTERMILEELKRLREEVAELKKAKKD from the coding sequence GTGAACAGGGAAAAAATCGTTTATTCTGAGATGCCGGTCCCTGGACCCTGGCAGATAGTGATCCTGTTACTTTCCATTTATGTGCTGCTTGCGATTCTTGTGGAAACAGCCTGCACCCTTTCCCCGGAGACTGTAGATCTGCTCTGGGATATAGACACCCTGATCTGTTTTGTCTTTATTGGTGATTTCTTCTGGCATCTGTTCAGGGCAAGGGACAAAATGGAATACCTGAAGTGGGGCTGGATTGACCTTATTTCCAGCATTCCCAATATCCATTACCTGCGGGTAGGCCGGATTGCCAGGGTTATCCGGGTCCTGCGAATCCTGAGAGCCGTACGTTCCACGCATGTCATTTTTCATTACTATTTCACCAACCGCAAGCGGTCGATCTTTGCTTCCATAACTGTGATCTGGTTTGCGCTCCTCATTTCCTCTTCGATTACTATTCTCAACATCGAGACTACGCCTGAAGCGAATGTGAAAAATGCGGGAGATGCGCTCTGGTGGGCTTTCAACACCATCGTCGCCGGCGGAGGTTACGGGAACTATTTCCCTCTGACTGCAAGCGGCAAGATCCTGGCCGGATTCCTGATGATCGCAGGCATGGTGATTTTCGGGATTTTCACAGCCTTGCTGGCATCCAAGTTTGTGGAAGCTGAGTATAAGGATTTTCAGGAAGAGTATATAGAAAGCGAAGCCCGCGAAGATGTCACAGAGAGGATGATTCTGGAAGAACTGAAACGGCTCAGGGAAGAGGTCGCTGAACTTAAGAAGGCGAAGAAGGACTGA
- a CDS encoding lipid-binding SYLF domain-containing protein: MAELLSSSCFKLCLCLFLLCLKGTLYAESTGEIRNREIVTSEIETRVDNSLLHFYDKVSGGRRLVKQAKAVLVFPRVYKVGVAFGLEYGEGAMRVDGKTIDYYSMSTASFGFQLGAEKKTVILLFMQEDIFKKIRSGNKWRAGLDASITVAGTGDGGPVNTDKVSPQILAYVIGRRGLMYSLSLEGTRFTKMEFPEKKP, translated from the coding sequence ATGGCCGAATTATTATCATCTTCTTGCTTCAAACTCTGCCTCTGCCTGTTCCTTCTCTGTCTGAAAGGCACTCTCTATGCTGAATCCACCGGGGAGATCAGGAACAGGGAAATCGTGACCAGCGAGATCGAGACCAGGGTGGACAATTCGCTGCTGCACTTCTACGACAAAGTCAGCGGGGGCAGGCGGCTCGTCAAGCAGGCTAAGGCTGTGCTCGTCTTCCCCAGGGTCTACAAAGTGGGAGTGGCTTTCGGCCTGGAATATGGCGAGGGTGCGATGCGGGTCGACGGCAAGACCATTGACTATTACAGCATGTCCACAGCCTCTTTTGGATTCCAGCTGGGAGCTGAGAAAAAAACCGTGATCCTGCTTTTCATGCAGGAAGACATTTTCAAAAAGATCAGGTCAGGGAACAAATGGAGGGCAGGACTGGATGCTTCGATCACAGTGGCAGGCACAGGGGACGGCGGACCAGTCAACACCGACAAGGTCAGTCCTCAGATCCTGGCTTATGTGATCGGCCGCAGAGGCCTGATGTACAGCCTGTCGCTTGAAGGCACCAGATTCACTAAAATGGAATTCCCTGAGAAAAAGCCATGA
- a CDS encoding serine/threonine-protein kinase has product MVKLEKDIMLSGCRVIDKIGEGGMGMVYKANDDNLDRPVAIKIMNSVAESDESRTRFIREAKSLAQCRHPGIIQIYAYGEHNGYPYFVMEYVAGASLDSFLSKSRMIASGKYQLEELLENGYLRPVDPNQPYFLRDPNTNPLLDQSYLKEVNRLIISLAEALAEVHKLGIIHRDIKPSNILIDGGGQAKLVDFGLAKKELDTALTQVDQMVGTLNYMAPEQFMGKRSKVSCLTDLYGLGLIYYELLTLHKVVEEEDFAAVVKQVTMEPPLDPRKYNPNLSPALCKIVLKCLAKEPADRYAGAHELAEAIRAQDSKPFLGGVLEMINNFSSEKDPDSRNSNASAQQKSEIQADPQLAPPPDETSKICPFCRKKYPANQTRCAGDGSILVEPLKMQPSCPKCGNFYQPGIQYCPADGIPLIPEALRGKGACLFQENSKVDPLKFTDYDFSLKAALKKAARIFLSTLPVGLIFIWLLAILILQIQYQNTSLGMHILLNSGNQTWLFRVPFILLLAGGYLICCFRKLRGENPEVKDILRIRHYLFPFCLNCISIIFYFVLGLVIVVLPGLYFLIVYQLSPLLVLEKGMKSKDAARASREIISHSFWKFTFLSFLILLIHLPMLKSDFFLLLSLPYSLCLLAAVYEQVIGLSHRKY; this is encoded by the coding sequence ATGGTTAAGCTGGAAAAAGACATTATGCTGTCCGGCTGCCGGGTCATCGATAAAATCGGTGAAGGCGGAATGGGCATGGTTTATAAAGCCAATGATGATAATCTGGACCGGCCGGTAGCCATCAAGATCATGAACTCAGTGGCTGAGAGTGATGAAAGCAGAACCCGTTTCATCCGGGAAGCCAAATCACTGGCCCAATGCAGACATCCCGGCATAATTCAGATATACGCCTATGGCGAGCACAATGGTTATCCCTATTTTGTGATGGAGTATGTGGCAGGGGCTTCCCTGGATTCGTTTCTCAGTAAATCCAGAATGATTGCCAGCGGAAAATACCAGCTGGAAGAGCTGCTGGAAAACGGATATCTCAGGCCTGTTGACCCTAATCAGCCCTATTTTCTGCGCGACCCCAATACCAACCCGCTGCTTGACCAGTCCTATCTCAAAGAAGTCAACCGTTTGATTATCAGCCTTGCCGAAGCTTTGGCAGAGGTTCATAAACTGGGAATCATCCACCGCGACATCAAACCTTCCAATATCCTGATCGACGGAGGAGGCCAGGCCAAGCTGGTGGATTTCGGCTTAGCCAAAAAAGAGCTGGACACAGCCCTGACTCAAGTGGATCAGATGGTAGGCACACTCAATTACATGGCGCCTGAACAGTTCATGGGTAAAAGGAGTAAAGTTTCCTGTCTCACTGACCTTTATGGCCTGGGATTGATTTATTACGAACTTCTTACACTGCATAAAGTTGTGGAGGAAGAAGATTTCGCTGCAGTTGTAAAACAGGTGACCATGGAGCCGCCGCTTGACCCGCGGAAATATAATCCTAATCTTTCCCCAGCGTTGTGCAAAATAGTCCTGAAATGCCTGGCCAAAGAACCTGCGGATCGTTATGCCGGAGCTCACGAGCTGGCTGAAGCGATCCGTGCCCAGGACAGCAAGCCGTTTTTAGGCGGTGTTTTGGAAATGATCAATAATTTTTCCAGCGAAAAAGATCCTGATTCCAGGAATTCCAACGCTTCCGCGCAGCAGAAAAGCGAAATTCAGGCTGACCCTCAGCTTGCACCGCCGCCTGACGAAACATCCAAAATCTGCCCATTCTGCCGGAAAAAATATCCTGCTAATCAGACCCGCTGTGCCGGCGATGGTTCGATCCTGGTGGAACCGCTGAAAATGCAGCCCAGCTGCCCCAAATGCGGGAATTTTTACCAGCCTGGAATCCAATATTGTCCTGCAGACGGGATTCCGCTGATTCCGGAAGCCTTGCGCGGCAAAGGGGCCTGCCTTTTTCAGGAAAACTCAAAGGTTGATCCGTTAAAATTCACTGATTATGATTTCTCCCTTAAAGCAGCCCTGAAAAAGGCTGCCCGGATTTTTCTTTCCACACTTCCTGTCGGTTTAATTTTTATCTGGCTGCTTGCAATCTTGATCCTGCAGATTCAGTATCAGAACACCTCACTTGGCATGCATATTTTATTGAATTCCGGTAACCAGACCTGGCTTTTTCGGGTCCCCTTTATTTTATTACTGGCTGGAGGATATCTTATCTGCTGCTTTAGGAAATTAAGAGGAGAAAATCCTGAAGTTAAGGATATTCTGAGGATCAGGCATTATCTTTTTCCATTCTGCTTGAATTGCATTTCAATTATTTTTTATTTTGTTTTAGGTCTTGTGATTGTGGTGTTACCCGGATTGTATTTTTTGATTGTTTATCAGCTTTCTCCACTTTTAGTCCTGGAGAAAGGGATGAAATCCAAAGACGCAGCCAGAGCCTCGCGGGAAATAATCAGTCACAGCTTCTGGAAATTCACTTTTTTGTCTTTTCTTATTCTGTTAATCCATCTGCCGATGTTGAAATCTGATTTTTTCCTGCTGCTCAGCCTGCCGTATTCGCTTTGTCTCCTGGCCGCGGTTTATGAGCAGGTGATCGGGCTTTCGCACAGGAAGTATTAA
- a CDS encoding type II toxin-antitoxin system HicB family antitoxin — translation MRNFTMEYWKDDGWFVGRLTEVPGVFSQGETIEELKENIVDAYKMMIDSEPVPSMPSATSKTIVEIAGGN, via the coding sequence ATGAGGAATTTTACAATGGAATATTGGAAGGATGATGGCTGGTTTGTGGGCAGGCTGACTGAAGTTCCCGGCGTTTTCAGCCAGGGTGAAACCATCGAAGAACTCAAAGAGAACATAGTTGATGCCTATAAGATGATGATTGACAGCGAACCTGTGCCGTCTATGCCTTCCGCTACATCCAAGACAATCGTGGAAATTGCTGGTGGAAACTGA
- a CDS encoding type II toxin-antitoxin system HicA family toxin gives MPKLYSSREIETVLSKLGYLFSAQEGSHGKFKNNDGRSVILPMNKKEIPTGTFHSILRQSGLKLEQFKMLLKK, from the coding sequence ATGCCTAAACTGTATTCATCCCGGGAAATCGAGACTGTCCTCAGTAAACTCGGCTATTTGTTTTCAGCTCAGGAAGGCTCACACGGAAAATTCAAAAACAACGATGGTCGGAGCGTCATCCTGCCCATGAATAAAAAAGAAATTCCTACAGGAACTTTTCACAGCATTCTACGCCAGTCCGGCTTGAAACTCGAACAGTTCAAGATGCTTCTCAAAAAATAA
- a CDS encoding type II toxin-antitoxin system HicB family antitoxin, with translation MKEFSYVIWQEDKYYVSQCLNIDVSSFGETFEEAVKNLKEAVQLYFDGEDVTPEMVEVKNIVVGKGFVNA, from the coding sequence TTGAAAGAATTCAGTTATGTCATCTGGCAGGAGGATAAGTATTATGTTTCCCAATGCCTCAACATAGACGTTTCTTCTTTCGGCGAGACATTCGAAGAGGCTGTAAAAAACCTCAAGGAAGCAGTGCAGCTTTATTTCGACGGTGAAGACGTTACTCCAGAAATGGTGGAAGTGAAGAACATAGTTGTCGGAAAAGGCTTTGTGAATGCCTAA
- a CDS encoding M48 family metallopeptidase — protein sequence MQFNLKEREIKIRELLISYDQNPRDFRRKVLWFSIAGYLYFFLLLLTAASLSAFLLYALLTYKLKAVFFKISIPLLIMIYYMLKSLWVSFSDLPGFELDPELYKLFSREIDEISGKLCCKEIHRILFTHELNACIIQRPILGFFGMYINTLYIGIPLLLCFPHDEFRAILAHELGHISEKHGRTQIWIYRIHHTWECLASSLEQSDWMMNLLIGKFMNWYLPRFSLYSFVLARKFEIKADQLAAEIAGSEVNAHALVRISLLPQFINEDFYSSLWKKVMQQKTLPEYYLMFQESIGRFSNPERQTKYLELLLKSEDHLIEEHPPLQDRIKEISAKIELPKIISQSAAQEYFQSRFSDFISACNYAWNAENGAALEQKIRKFEEHRVRFKELLAKPAAELSASEELYQVLYSREFEGLEAAERRLRDFLTKNPDRTFIQFQLGRVLLEKGDSQGLEVVKKALFRDISLFNNFWAVYHDLQNQGKPEEANEFYKFLQDNEESLNKAKHERNSWQPEEQFLPHALNQNLIEEIAGQISINFPEIISVYLVRKVPKYFPDSPLYLIALVPERRLFRLESDEKDEGLISGISECLFFPYDNRVFMLVAPDGAKHPFLDRITKTENSLIFERPK from the coding sequence ATGCAGTTTAATCTGAAAGAAAGAGAAATCAAGATCAGGGAGTTGCTGATCAGTTACGATCAGAATCCCAGAGATTTCAGAAGAAAAGTACTGTGGTTCTCAATTGCAGGTTATCTTTATTTTTTTCTGCTCCTGCTGACCGCAGCATCATTGTCTGCATTCCTGCTTTACGCTCTCTTAACTTATAAACTCAAAGCCGTTTTCTTTAAAATCTCCATCCCGCTCCTGATCATGATTTATTACATGCTGAAATCCCTCTGGGTAAGTTTCAGCGATCTGCCCGGATTTGAACTTGATCCTGAATTATACAAGCTTTTTTCCCGGGAAATCGATGAGATTTCCGGGAAACTCTGTTGCAAGGAAATCCATAGGATCCTGTTTACCCACGAACTGAACGCCTGCATTATCCAGCGACCTATCCTGGGCTTTTTCGGCATGTACATAAATACTCTTTACATCGGAATCCCTCTTCTGCTGTGCTTTCCACATGATGAGTTCCGGGCTATTCTGGCCCATGAACTTGGCCATATTTCAGAAAAACATGGCCGTACACAGATCTGGATCTACAGGATTCACCACACCTGGGAATGCCTAGCATCTTCGCTCGAGCAATCGGACTGGATGATGAATCTGCTGATCGGAAAGTTCATGAACTGGTACCTGCCTAGATTCAGTCTCTACTCTTTCGTTCTGGCCAGAAAATTCGAAATCAAAGCTGATCAGCTGGCAGCTGAGATTGCCGGATCTGAAGTCAATGCCCATGCTCTAGTCAGGATTTCGCTGCTGCCGCAATTTATCAACGAAGATTTCTACAGTTCCCTCTGGAAGAAAGTCATGCAGCAGAAAACACTTCCTGAATATTATCTGATGTTTCAGGAGAGCATTGGCAGGTTTTCCAATCCTGAGCGGCAGACTAAGTATCTTGAACTCCTGCTTAAAAGTGAAGATCATCTAATTGAAGAGCATCCTCCATTGCAGGACAGGATCAAAGAAATCTCAGCTAAAATCGAACTTCCTAAAATAATTTCTCAAAGCGCTGCCCAGGAATACTTTCAGTCCCGTTTCAGTGATTTTATCTCAGCCTGTAATTATGCCTGGAATGCTGAAAATGGAGCTGCACTGGAACAGAAGATCCGGAAATTCGAAGAACACAGAGTGAGATTCAAGGAACTTCTAGCAAAACCGGCTGCAGAGCTCAGCGCATCTGAAGAATTGTACCAGGTATTGTACAGCAGGGAATTTGAAGGCCTGGAAGCGGCTGAGCGCAGATTGAGAGACTTTTTAACTAAAAACCCTGACCGTACTTTTATCCAGTTTCAGCTCGGCCGGGTGCTGCTCGAAAAAGGAGATTCTCAGGGACTGGAAGTTGTGAAAAAAGCCCTTTTCAGGGATATCAGTCTGTTCAACAATTTCTGGGCTGTTTATCACGATCTTCAAAACCAGGGCAAGCCTGAAGAAGCCAATGAATTTTATAAGTTCCTGCAGGACAATGAAGAGTCTCTTAATAAAGCAAAACATGAAAGAAACTCCTGGCAGCCGGAGGAACAGTTTCTGCCCCATGCTCTGAACCAGAATCTGATTGAAGAGATAGCCGGCCAGATTTCCATTAATTTCCCGGAGATCATCTCGGTTTACCTGGTCAGAAAAGTGCCCAAGTATTTTCCGGACAGCCCGCTTTATCTGATAGCCCTGGTTCCTGAAAGACGCCTGTTCCGACTCGAATCAGACGAAAAAGACGAAGGACTTATCAGTGGAATTTCGGAATGCCTCTTTTTCCCTTATGACAACAGAGTCTTCATGCTGGTTGCACCTGACGGAGCAAAACACCCCTTCCTTGACAGGATAACGAAAACTGAAAATTCCCTGATTTTCGAAAGACCCAAGTAA